CCAGCTGCCGCGCCGCTTCATCCTCTCCTGTCTGCAGCCGGCGCAGACACAGCAGTCCCGGCAGGGCCGGATCCTGCCCGTCGGCAAGCCGGTCAATCATCTCGATACCGCCGCCGGGCCCCACCCCCGAATGGGTTGACCACCAGGCCTGGCGCTGGGAAGCCGTCGCGTTGGCGGCCTGCATGGCATAACCACACGGCATGTCGAACGGTCCCCGCCGCAGGTAAGAGGATGCATAGTTGGCTGCGACCGTGCGCCACAAGTCCAGCAGCACGTTGACCGCCGACTGATCCAGTGCCCCGCGCTCGAAACCCGCATCGTGCAACACCCGGCGTGCCGCCGCAGCATCGGCTTGTTCCAGCAGCCCTGCGCGCGCCAGCGCGGCGCAGCGCAGCTCGCCGCTGGCCGCCAGTGCCGGGTGACCCAACGGCATATCGCCGGTCCGCTCCAGATCGGCCAGCAGACAGGGTTGATAGAGCGCGGCGAGCGTGGCGTAGTCAAACAGTGCGGGCAGGCCCGGCGGAACAACATTGGGCGCTACAGCAACGACCGCATCGAGCAGCTGCGTCTTGTCGGCTTCGGCAGCGCGCAGGACAGCACCACCGCCGTTCGACAGCCCGACCGCGATGACCCGGGTCTTGCCGGGCTCGAAGGCCTGCGGAAACTCCTGCTGAAGCACGTTGAGCCCAAAGCGCGCCGTGCGCAGCACGTGCAGGCCCCAGTCAGACTCCGGATGATCGCCCGAGTGGGCGTGCGGCATGCCGACGGTCGCCTCGGCCGACACCCCGTCGATCTCCGTTGCCTCGTTCAACGCAGGCGCCTCGAACCCGAGACTGGCCTGACCACGAGCGACGCGCAGGCCGGACAGTGCGGTGCCGGTATCGTCGGCATAGTCGAAGAAATCGGTACCTGCCCCCTTGTCGGTGTAGGCAACGGCACAGCCGGCCGGCAGCGCCCATGGGCCGGCGACCGGCAGGCCACCATAGATGCCGCGCGATCCCGACGATGGCGCCACCACCAGACAGGGCGCCTCGACGTCGAATGCGTCGGGCAGCTGGAGCATGACGCGAAACGGCTGCGACGCGCCCGGGATGCGGTCGAAGGCGTGAAACTCGCGACCGGGCACCGCCGGCAGCCGCTCAAGCAGGCCGCCCAGGCCTGCTGATGGCGTGAACGAATACAGGCCGCTCCAGGCTGCGCGAATTGCCATCCGGCGCAGCCCTGCCGGCGTTGCGTCTTTCCCGTCACCCGGCAATGCATCAGCCAGTCCGTCCAGACCCAGGCCAGCGCTCAGCAGGTCATCACCGTCGCGATGGATCGTGCTGCGGATTTCCAGACCAGGCCTGGAAAAGGCTTCAGTCTGCGTCTCGCGATCAGAGCGGGGTGCTTCACAGCCGGCCAGGGCAGCCGAGACCGCGAGCAGCATGCATAGCAGTCGATGCGTCATGACAGGAATACCGGCTCAACCAGGCTGTACTCTAGCAGCACCGATGCGGCCAGCTGAAATGGACTTTCGTACAGCTTCACCGGCGGTCATGCTCTGCTACGCTCTGCTCCAGGGCACCGGGCATCGAAGGAGACGGTCAGTGACTCACAGGCAGGAAGGCAGGCAACTTCGCACTCTGATTACCGGAGCCGGCAGCGGCATTGGCGCCGGCATCGCGACCGAACTGGCCCGCGCCGGGCATCGGATTCTGGCCAGCGACCTCGACCAGGATGCTGCCGAACTGACCGCCTGGCAAATCAGACAGGATGGCGGCCAGGCCGGGGCATTCGCGCTGGACGTGACCCGTGACGACGACGTCGAGCGCCTGATCGGCGAACTGGACGATGGGGTCGACGTGCTGGTCAACAACGCCGGCCTGCAGCACGTCGCGCCGCTGGAAGACTTTCCGATGCAACAGTGGGACCAGCTCGTGCAGGTCATGCTGGTCGGCAGCGCGCGCCTGACCCGGGCGGTGCTGCCGGGTATGCGCGCCCGGGATTTCGGACGGATCGTCAATATCGGCTCGATTCACTCACTGGTCGCCAGCCCCTACAAATCGGCCTATGTCGCGGCCAAGCACGGCCTGACCGGACTGGCCAAGGTCGTCGCGCTGGAGACCGCCGATACCGACATCACGATCAACACGATCTGCCCGACCTACGTCAAGACGCCGCTGGTTGAACGACAGATCGCCGCCCAGGCCAGGACGCACGGTATCTCCGAGGACCGGGTAGTCGACGAAATCATGCTCAAACCCATGCCCAAGGGCGTGTTCATCTCGTTCGAGGAGCTGGCCGGGATCTGCGCCTTTCTGATCGGGCCGGACGCGCGCAACATCACCGGCCAGTGCATCGTCGTCGACGGTGGCTGGACGGTGCAATAAGGAACGGTTCTTGGTTCGATGACCACTCGAGTCCTCATCGCCGACGATCACCCGCTCTTTCGCGGAGCGCTGGTTCAAGCCCTGGCGGCCTGCCTGAGCGACGTATCCGTCCTGGAGGCCCGCGATCTGCCCGAAACCGCCGCCCGACTCGACGAGCATGAGGACATTGACCTGCTGCTGCTCGATCTGCATATGCCGGGCAACCAGGGGCTGGCCGGGCTGGCCTCGATCCGCTGTCATTTTCCGGCCGTAGCCGTGGTCGTGGTTTCGGCCAACGAAGACCCGCGGGTGATCCGTCGGGCGCTGGACCATGGCGCAGCCGGATTCATTCCCAAGAGCTCCGGCCTGGACGAGCTGACCCAGGCCCTCGATACGGTACTGGGCTGCCAGGAATGGGTGCCTCCGCACCTGGCTCGCGCGGTGGCCGATATCGAATCCGACGATGAGGACCTGGCCCTGGCCGCCCGCTTCGCCCGCCTGACCCCGCAGCAGTTTCGCGTCCTCGAGCGGGTCGCCGAAGGCCGGCTCAACAAGCAGATCGCCGACGAGCTCGGTATCCAGGAACGCACGGTCAAGGCGCACATGAGCGAGATCTTCAGCAAGCTCGAAGTGCGCAACCGAACCCAGGCCGGCATCGCCTATCGCCGCCTGGAACTGGTCGATCCGGCCCGGCTGGACTGACGGCTGGCGTCAGGGCAGCTCGAAACGGTCGCCGAAGAGGTCATCCGTTGCCGGAACGACCTCGTAGGGCAGCGG
This DNA window, taken from Pseudomonadota bacterium, encodes the following:
- a CDS encoding hydrogenase, whose amino-acid sequence is MTHRLLCMLLAVSAALAGCEAPRSDRETQTEAFSRPGLEIRSTIHRDGDDLLSAGLGLDGLADALPGDGKDATPAGLRRMAIRAAWSGLYSFTPSAGLGGLLERLPAVPGREFHAFDRIPGASQPFRVMLQLPDAFDVEAPCLVVAPSSGSRGIYGGLPVAGPWALPAGCAVAYTDKGAGTDFFDYADDTGTALSGLRVARGQASLGFEAPALNEATEIDGVSAEATVGMPHAHSGDHPESDWGLHVLRTARFGLNVLQQEFPQAFEPGKTRVIAVGLSNGGGAVLRAAEADKTQLLDAVVAVAPNVVPPGLPALFDYATLAALYQPCLLADLERTGDMPLGHPALAASGELRCAALARAGLLEQADAAAARRVLHDAGFERGALDQSAVNVLLDLWRTVAANYASSYLRRGPFDMPCGYAMQAANATASQRQAWWSTHSGVGPGGGIEMIDRLADGQDPALPGLLCLRRLQTGEDEAARQLAEAVERTRATASVGNVPVLVVHGRDDGLIPAAFSSRPWIKQARAKGGNVAYWEVADAQHFDVLVGAPGVAGRYVPLLPYAWRALDRVREVLDGEGAMGHDRFINPEPPPPGEPLRWQDLGL
- a CDS encoding 3-hydroxybutyrate dehydrogenase; this translates as MLCYALLQGTGHRRRRSVTHRQEGRQLRTLITGAGSGIGAGIATELARAGHRILASDLDQDAAELTAWQIRQDGGQAGAFALDVTRDDDVERLIGELDDGVDVLVNNAGLQHVAPLEDFPMQQWDQLVQVMLVGSARLTRAVLPGMRARDFGRIVNIGSIHSLVASPYKSAYVAAKHGLTGLAKVVALETADTDITINTICPTYVKTPLVERQIAAQARTHGISEDRVVDEIMLKPMPKGVFISFEELAGICAFLIGPDARNITGQCIVVDGGWTVQ
- a CDS encoding response regulator transcription factor, encoding MTTRVLIADDHPLFRGALVQALAACLSDVSVLEARDLPETAARLDEHEDIDLLLLDLHMPGNQGLAGLASIRCHFPAVAVVVVSANEDPRVIRRALDHGAAGFIPKSSGLDELTQALDTVLGCQEWVPPHLARAVADIESDDEDLALAARFARLTPQQFRVLERVAEGRLNKQIADELGIQERTVKAHMSEIFSKLEVRNRTQAGIAYRRLELVDPARLD